Proteins from a genomic interval of Cervus elaphus chromosome 13, mCerEla1.1, whole genome shotgun sequence:
- the LOC122706216 gene encoding myeloid-associated differentiation marker-like translates to MSTRSTSPEKWALCVVRCCLHLPQLFSTCVAFSLVTDMGIGKGAIGNWSLCLWGFCFTVTLITSITELCKVQSCFPFFWNNFPVTYACYAALVCLSVSIIYSVTYIQFLPYGPHRDRAIAATAFSCIASVLYATEVACTWNGYKIMNTTCYVLTMPGLLKVLETFMAGVIFAFLSNTSLYLHQPALEWCVAVYSICFILAAVTTLLNLVEWEHRLPVEAVITMLSVLLYISALVLWPLYQFNEEFGGQPQRSSDWDCRDELTYDMCTWDQRLAVAILTAINLLAYVADLGYWARQVSVGTEDQSRDS, encoded by the coding sequence ATGTCCACCCGGTCGACATCCCCAGAAAAGTGGGCCTTGTGTGTCGTGCGCTGCTGCCTTCACCTGCCACAGCTCTTCTCCACCTGCGTAGCTTTCTCCCTGGTGACTGACATGGGCATTGGAAAGGGGGCCATAGGTAACTGGTCCCTGTGCCTCTGGGGCTTCTGTTTCACTGTGACCCTCATCACCTCCATCACTGAGTTATGTAAGGTCCAGtcctgctttcctttcttttggaACAACTTCCCCGTCACCTATGCCTGCTACGCAGCCCTCGTCTGCCTCTCGGTTTCCATCATCTACTCCGTCACTTACATCCAGTTCTTGCCTTATGGTCCTCACCGGGACCGGGCCATCGCCGCCACTGCATTCTCTTGCATCGCATCTGTGCTGTATGCCACGGAAGTGGCCTGCACGTGGAATGGCTACAAGATCATGAATACCACCTGCTATGTGCTCACTATGCCAGGCCTGCTGAAGGTGCTGGAGACCTTCATGGCTGGTGTCATCTTCGCCTTTCTCAGCAACACCTCTCTGTACCTGCACCAGCCGGCCCTGGAGTGGTGCGTGGCCGTGTACTCCATCTGCTTCATCCTGGCAGCAGTGACCACCCTGTTGAACCTGGTTGAATGGGAACACAGGCTGCCTGTCGAGGCTGTGATCACGATGCTCTCTGTCCTCCTCTACATCAGCGCTCTGGTCCTCTGGCCTCTCTACCAGTTCAACGAGGAGTTCGGCGGGCAGCCCCAGAGGTCCAGTGATTGGGACTGCAGGGACGAGCTCACCTATGACATGTGCACCTGGGACCAGCGATTGGCTGTGGCCATCCTGACAGCCATCAACCTGCTGGCTTACGTGGCCGACCTGGGGTACTGGGCCCGCCAGGTCTCTGTAGGGACTGAGGACCAGTCCAGGGACTCCTGA
- the LOC122706590 gene encoding myeloid-associated differentiation marker-like has protein sequence MLSVQAGVRPLSLQPLPFLLAQGAECHWEDRVECRIFPAKIYRSFPAAAKLASFRTLPCPSLHLAHSELSLLLREGNWPLKEHRRLNDCEEHWFLHGSLNYSSILQLELFWQDLVLREGHSHTSDRGPPDYHSTVSTGLTSQDKGSVYVMCYLHLSQLFSTCVAFSLVANMGIWRGAIGNWSMSFWCVCFVVTLIISIVNLCKPRKHSPFFWCNFSVTYTCYASLICLSTSIIYSITFVRFLPYGPYRDRAIAATAFSCIATVFYALEAVFLKTWYELDDVTCYVHTLPGLLKMLETFVACVIFAFLSNTSLYLHQPALEWCVAVYSICFIPPALAILLNLGKWQLRLPGPFPLFQLVLSLLSFLLYVSALILWSLYHFNEEFGGHPQRSSDIGCINALTYDMCFWDLRLTVAILTAINLLIYVADMVYWARQVSVGTGGQSSAPDPLHSQAVSLQSSVSP, from the exons ATGTTGAGTGTCCAGGCTGGAGTCAGGCCCCTGAGTCTCCAGCCCCTCCCTTTCCTCCTAGCGCAAGGAGCAGAGTGCCACTGGGAAGATAGGGTGGAGTGCCGGATATTCCCAGCGAAGATCTATAGGTCTTTTCCAGCAGCTGCCAAACTTGCTAGTTTTAGGACCTTGCCCTGTCCCTCCCTACACCTTGCTCACAGTGAGCTTTCGCTTTTGTTAAGAGAAGGAAACTGGCCTCTGAAGGAGCACCGACGTCTTAATGA TTGTGAAGAACATTGGTTCCTGCATGGATCTCTAAATTATTCCAGTATTTTGCAGTTAGAGCTCTTCTGGCAAGATCTG GTCCTCCGAGAAGGTCACTCACATACCAGTGATCGTGGCCCACCAGACTATCACAGCACTGTGTCTACCGGGCTGACATCTCAAGACAAGGGCTCCGTTTACGTCATGTGTTACCTCCACCTGTCGCAGCTCTTTTCCACCTGCGTGGCCTTCTCTCTGGTGGCCAACATGGGCATTTGGAGAGGGGCCATAGGTAATTGGTCCATGTCCTTCTGGTGCGTCTGCTTCGTTGTAACCCTCATCATCTCCATAGTCAACTTATGTAAGCCTCGGAAGCACAGTCCTTTCTTCTGGTGCAACTTCTCCGTCACCTATACCTGCTACGCCTCCCTCATCTGTCTCTCGACCTCCATCATCTACTCCATCACCTTTGTCCGGTTCTTGCCTTATGGTCCTTACCGGGACAGGGCCATTGCTGCCACTGCATTCTCCTGCATCGCAACTGTGTTTTATGCCTTGGAAGCGGTCTTCTTGAAGACATGGTACGAACTCGATGATGTCACTTGCTATGTGCACACCTTGCCAGGCCTGCTGAAGATGCTGGAGACCTTTGTGGCCTGTGTCATCTTTGCCTTCCTCAGCAACACCTCCCTGTACCTGCACCAGCCGGCTCTGGAGTGGTGTGTGGCCGTGTACTCCATCTGCTTCATCCCACCAGCCCTGGCCATCCTGCTGAACCTGGGCAAATGGCAACTCAGGCTGCCTGGGCCCTTCCCcctcttccagcttgtgctcagcctgctctccttcctcctctatgTCAGTGCTCTGATCCTCTGGTCACTCTACCATTTCAATGAGGAGTTTGGCGGACACCCCCAGCGGTCCAGTGATATAGGCTGCATCAATGCACTCACCTACGACATGTGCTTCTGGGACCTGAGACTGACTGTGGCCATCCTGACAGCCATCAACCTGCTGATTTACGTAGCTGACATGGTGTACTGGGCCCGCCAGGTTTCTGTAGGGACTGGGGGTCAGTCCAGTGCTCCTGATCCCCTCCACTCACAGGCGGTGTCTTTACAGAGCTCTGTCAGCCCCTG
- the LOC122706594 gene encoding myeloid-associated differentiation marker-like, whose translation MRTFSGLSSRTALGFFLHLGQLLSTCAPCLLVASMDTRSECTVNWSVFLWCICFSGTLTVFMVELCGLQSHFPLTCYDLLCHYAFYFTQFCLFASIIFATNYVRFLPQSHTRSQAITATACSFISSVLYAIEVAWTCALTGDTSCFLPSDPGKLERLVIFLLYVILALFLSTTINSNSDFQYTSAMVKQTILCSIFFYLGMMSALWREDNNETRIPVYYPLL comes from the coding sequence ATGAGGACGTTCTCAGGCCTGAGCTCCAGGACCGCTTTGGGCTTCTTCCTCCACTTGGGGCAGCTGCTCTCCACCTGCGCGCCCTGCTTGCTGGTGGCCAGCATGGACACTCGGAGTGAGTGCACAGTTAACTGGTCTGTGTTTCTGTGGTGCATCTGCTTCAGTGGGACCCTCACCGTCTTCATGGTGGAGTTGTGTGGCCTCCAATCCCACTTCCCCTTGACCTGCTATGATCTTCTCTGCCACTATGCCTTCTATTTCACCCAATTCTGTCTCTTTGCCTCCATTATTTTCGCCACCAACTATGTTCGGTTCTTGCCTCAGAGCCACACCCGGAGCCAAGCCATCACCGCCACTGCCTGCTCCTTCATCAGTTCTGTGCTTTACGCCATCGAAGTGGCCTGGACCTGTGCCCTGACTGGTGATACATCCTGCTTTCTGCCTTCTGATCCAGGCAAGCTGGAAAGGCTGGTGATCTTCCTGCTCTATGtcattttggctttatttttaagCACCACTATCAACTCCAACAGCGATTTCCAGTACACGTCTGCCATGGTAAAACAAACGATCCTATGCTCCATCTTCTTCTACCTGGGGATGATGTCCGCCCTGTGGCGTGAAGACAACAATGAAACACGGATACCTGTCTACTATCCTTTACTGTAG
- the LOC122707031 gene encoding myeloid-associated differentiation marker-like, with translation MPLTETHMTIMTPTPLSSGLYSVTTMRYFLHFLQLLSTCMAFFLVTRESTWSVDISNWSMFVWCFCFAVTLLTLIVELCRLQDKLHFSWDSFLTTSACYCALFCLSASIIYPIIYLQIFPDGSPRHHVIAATAFSCVASVAYAIEVVWTCVRTGESSYSLLGLLKRLEIFVACVIFAFLSNTYPHEHQPALVWCVAVYCVCFILGAVAILWHRCDCDESLPYSSLGFGQSVLSILLYTTALVLWPLYQFNEQFGGQPQRSNELSCIDKLTSYMCVWDQRLAVAVLTAINLLIYVADLVILTVAR, from the exons ATGCCATTGACGGAGACCCACATGACCATCATGACACCCACGCCATTGTCCTCAGGCCTGTACTCTGTGACCACCATGCGCTACTTCCTCCACTTCCTGCAGCTGCTCTCCACATGTATGGCCTTCTTCCTGGTGACCAGGGAGAGCACTTGGAGTGTGGACATAAGTAACTGGTCCATGTTTGTCTGGTGCTTCTGCTTCGCCGTGACCCTGCTTACCCTCATAGTTGAATTATGTAGACTCCAGGATAAACTTCACTTCTCCTGGGACAGCTTTCTCACCACCTCTGCCTGCTACTGCGCCCTTTTCTGCCTCTCGGCCTCCATCATTTACCCCATCATCTACCTTCAGATTTTTCCCGATGGCTCCCCCCGACACCATGTTATTGCTGCCACTGCATTCTCCTGCGTCGCTTCTGTGGCTTATGCCATCGAAGTGGTCTGGACCTGTGTCCGAACTGGTGAGTCCTCCTACTCTTTGCTAGGCCTGCTCAAGAGGCTGGAGATCTTTGTGGCGTGTGTCATCTTCGCCTTCCTCAGCAACACCTACCCGCATGAGCACCAGCCAGCCCTGGTGTGGTGTGTGGCCGTGTACTGCGTCTGCTTCATACTGGGGGCCGTGGCTATATTGTGGCACCGGTGTGACTGTGACGAGAGTCTGCCCTACTCCTCTTTGGGGTTTGGGCAGTCTGTGCTCTCCATCCTCCTCTACACCACTGCCCTGGTCCTCTGGCCTCTCTACCAGTTCAACGAGCAGTTCGGCGGGCAGCCCCAGCGGTCCAACGAGTTGAGTTGCATTGATAAGCTCACCTCCTACATGTGCGTCTGGGACCAACGACTGGCTGTGGCCGTCCTGACAGCCATCAACCTGCTGATCTACGTGGCGGACCTGGTGATCTTGACCGTGGCCA GATAG